One segment of Macadamia integrifolia cultivar HAES 741 unplaced genomic scaffold, SCU_Mint_v3 scaffold_5A, whole genome shotgun sequence DNA contains the following:
- the LOC122071720 gene encoding F-box/kelch-repeat protein At1g57790-like isoform X2 codes for MDYLMMTSSPCLIFSAMNNCNINLFYPMYNFTYTLKLKEELYGVEICFAKDGWLLLVRGDHNMFFLNPFTSARIEITYFPLGFNFDAVCFTSTPTSSDCTVFGIVSSEDYEVTIFINRCREETWEIYSLENKTRWGVYNCLCNSVSFIPSQSNPVLYGGLFYCFDEEGKLGSFDLERGSWNVFRTSCRHDMSEYDQNFLVECDGNLLSVFIGPYGRWIRVCRLDQSKMLWKDVNSLGDWMLFLSEKTSLSAKATVRGTGNKIYIQRFYANLGVFYSLATQKYHTFDGGYCLENYYDTTEEVQCTWMMT; via the coding sequence ATGGATTACTTGATGATGACTTCTTCTCCATGCCTTATATTCTCTGCTATGAATAACTGCAATATTAACTTGTTCTACCCAATGTATAACTTCACTTATACCTTGAAACTGAAGGAAGAATTGTATGGTGTGGAGATTTGCTTTGCTAAGGATGGTTGGTTGTTGTTGGTTCGAGGTGATCACAACATGTTTTTCTTGAATCCTTTCACAAGTGCTAGGATTGAAATTACCTATTTCCCCCTCGGGTTTAATTTTGATGCCGTTTGCTTCACCTCCACACCAACTTCCTCAGATTGTACAGTTTTTGGCATCGTTTCATCGGAAGACTACGAGGTTACTATTTTCATCAATCGTTGTAGAGAAGAGACCTGGGAAATTTACAGTTTAGAAAATAAGACGAGATGGGGTGTTTACAATTGTTTATGTAATTCAGTTTCATTTATTCCTTCTCAAAGCAACCCAGTTCTCTATGGTGGgctattttattgttttgatgaGGAGGGAAAGTTGGGGTCATTTGATCTTGAGAGAGGTAGTTGGAATGTGTTTAGAACCTCATGTAGACACGATATGTCGGAGTACGATCagaattttttggtagaatgtgATGGCAATCTCCTATCAGTGTTTATCGGTCCGTATGGGAGATGGATTCGAGTTTGTAGACTGGATCAATCTAAGATGCTTTGGAAGGATGTAAACAGCTTGGGAGATTGGATGTTGTTTCTTAGTGAAAAAACTTCTCTTTCTGCAAAGGCAACTGTGAGGGGAACGGGTAACAAGATCTACATTCAAAGATTTTATGCCAACCTTGGTGTGTTCTATTCTCTTGCTACTCAAAAGTATCATACTTTTGATGGTGGCTACTGTCTGGAAAATTATTATGATACCACAGAAGAGGTCCAATGCACTTGGATGATGACATGA
- the LOC122071720 gene encoding uncharacterized protein LOC122071720 isoform X1 has translation MVDGSRETDVEDQPERPRPPILKAHPVLVFFHGAYRGLKTLVNRRKGKKTQKMENDSIEIDVENQHEHSRPPALGSHPLLVFSHGVDGRVQTFFSISETHDYVRSIPDMTNKYFCTCSHGWLIMLAADSDDCFLLNPESLEKIQLPHLEFSSWYFCVLSSAPDNPNGCFILFFGRNYLRFCRPCDDEWVMEELEYQILCAIGCEGKIYALGSNDMNNISFFEVNPGSGMRILRQGLPMPSQLKRSSCCKYYMVESYGEVFVIREACWQQFNPRVRYFEIFKFNLSTTDCEKVETLGDRAFFIDKVKTLCLSCLATESGIKKNSIYFTDWDKNLYIFDVELKNISISLPCPDAGFPPFDVAWIMSAPTNYDEGNAYENRCKEENTLVIVESTIPTNRNIVEVEIKCEGGNTHGMVKNIVPPTITNTMEEVITMQQLNWSWADLPQELLSLIQLHLFVGDRVCFRAVCRKWRCS, from the coding sequence ATGGTTGATGGAAGTAGGGAAACTGATGTTGAGGACCAACCTGAGCGTCCTCGTCCACCAATCCTTAAAGCACACCCTGTGCTTGTCTTCTTCCATGGAGCATATAGAGGACTCAAAACTTTGGTCAATAGGAGGAAAggcaagaaaacacagaaaatgGAGAATGATAGCATAGAAATAGATGTTGAGAATCAACATGAGCATTCACGTCCTCCAGCCCTTGGGTCACACCCTTTACTTGTCTTCTCCCATGGAGTAGATGGACGAGTCCAAACTTTCTTCAGCATATCAGAAACTCACGACTATGTTAGAAGCATTCCTGACATGACTAACAAATACTTTTGCACTTGTTCTCATGGATGGTTGATAATGTTGGCTGCTGATTCAGATGACTGTTTTCTTTTAAATCCTGAATCCTTAGAGAAAATTCAACTACCACATTTGGAATTCTCTAGTTGGTATTTTTGCGTTCTTTCCTCGGCCCCGGACAATCCCAATGGATGCTTTATCCTTTTCTTTGGTCGTAATTATCTTAGGTTTTGTCGGCCTTGTGATGATGAATGGGTTATGGAAGAATTGGAATATCAGATTTTATGTGCTATTGGATGTGAAGGAAAGATTTATGCACTGGGGTCTAATGATATGAATAATATTTCCTTTTTCGAAGTGAACCCTGGTTCTGGGATGAGGATATTGAGACAAGGGTTACCCATGCCATCACAGCTGAAGCGTTCATCGTGTTGCAAATATTATATGGTTGAATCTTATGGTGAGGTTTTTGTCATTAGAGAAGCATGCTGGCAGCAATTCAATCCAAGAGTTCgatattttgagatttttaagTTTAATTTATCTACAACAGATTGTGAGAAGGTCGAAACCTTGGGGGACCGTGCATTCTTTATTGATAAAGTCAAGACTCTTTGCCTTTCCTGTTTGGCCACAGAATCAGGAATTAAAAAGAATTCAATCTACTTTACAGATTGGGATAAAAATTTGTACATATTTGATGTTGAACTTAAAAACATCTCAATCTCTTTACCTTGTCCAGATGCTGGTTTTCCACCGTTTGATGTTGCTTGGATAATGTCTGCGCCTACTAACTATGATGAAGGAAATGCTTATGAAAACAGATGCAAGGAAGAAAATACTCTTGTCATAGTGGAAAGTACCATCCCCACGAACAGAAACATAGTGGAAGTGGAGATAAAATGTGAAGGAGGAAACACTCATggtatggtgaaaaatattgtCCCCCCCACAATCACAAACACGATGGAAGAGGTAATAACTATGCAACAATTAAATTGGTCTTGGGCTGATCTACCACAAGAACTTCTAAGTTTGATCCAATTACATCTCTTTGTTGGTGATCGTGTTTGCTTTCGTGCTGTCTGTAGAAAGTGGAGATGTTCATAG
- the LOC122071720 gene encoding uncharacterized protein LOC122071720 isoform X3 produces MLLRWCCFDLLERGDVVRESSSFNREGLLLGDGNPAKKSSQRRSREISEGWTATEDRADKRKEDEIQGAGGVEGSVDLRENFEPAVKEKSATGIAGKESKRNWGLPTEIAGLGLFVFFFLFQLLGWVGRKVMVGV; encoded by the exons ATGCTCCTTAGATGGTGCTGCTTCGATTTGCTGGAAAGAGGTGACGTGGTTAGGGAAAGCTCTTCCTTCAACAGAGAGGGTCTCCTTCTTGGAGACGGAAACCCAGCGAAGAAGAGTTCTCAGCGTCGATCCAGAGAAATCAGCGAGGGCTGGACTGCAACAGAGGACCGGGCCGACAAGAGGAAGGAGGACGAAATCCAAGGGGCCGGTGGCGTCGAGGGAAGTGTCGACCTGCGGGAGAACTTCGAACCAG CAGTGAAGGAGAAGAGTGCGACGGGTATTGCTGGTAAGGAATCGAAGAGAAATTGGGGGTTGCCTACGGAAATCGCAGGGTtgggtttgtttgtttttttttttcttttccaactgCTGGGATGGGTCGGCAGAAAAGTAATGGTAGGAGTATAG
- the LOC122071720 gene encoding uncharacterized protein LOC122071720 isoform X4 produces the protein MLLRWCCFDLLERGDVVRESSSFNREGLLLGDGNPAKKSSQRRSREISEGWTATEDRADKRKEDEIQGAGGVEGSVDLRENFEPVKEKSATGIAGKESKRNWGLPTEIAGLGLFVFFFLFQLLGWVGRKVMVGV, from the exons ATGCTCCTTAGATGGTGCTGCTTCGATTTGCTGGAAAGAGGTGACGTGGTTAGGGAAAGCTCTTCCTTCAACAGAGAGGGTCTCCTTCTTGGAGACGGAAACCCAGCGAAGAAGAGTTCTCAGCGTCGATCCAGAGAAATCAGCGAGGGCTGGACTGCAACAGAGGACCGGGCCGACAAGAGGAAGGAGGACGAAATCCAAGGGGCCGGTGGCGTCGAGGGAAGTGTCGACCTGCGGGAGAACTTCGAACCAG TGAAGGAGAAGAGTGCGACGGGTATTGCTGGTAAGGAATCGAAGAGAAATTGGGGGTTGCCTACGGAAATCGCAGGGTtgggtttgtttgtttttttttttcttttccaactgCTGGGATGGGTCGGCAGAAAAGTAATGGTAGGAGTATAG